A window from Streptomyces sp. NBC_00271 encodes these proteins:
- a CDS encoding cell division protein FtsK, protein MTQVAVPAQDSGTGTPVPAVPAPAGTPTPPVPGAPGTPAPAPSSETPPSTAASNTGYAPEGAPGTPVPVDNPALPEPGVRTEKRRPIVAPWLRSRSDFKATVARASGHAGYATMYHGLRLPWYGMQLGMMSPRGAARFVTSTNRWVWDREAAPLRDYAVRQEDVEEYMRLARLRAGRVRLRGFVTVVAAVFGLSFAIWLYVMAPEYLYLFAAGGVLTLGYFGQQPDAPVIGPAVMRTELQKLTGSIVVRALDAIGNAKISAAVKKGGDMNGMRFTSEITRDGPGYRADLDLPYGVVPEDVMEERQALASGLRRKLGCVWPTGDPDEHEGRLILWVGDKPMNETTKPPWPLLKEGQVDLFKPVVFGNDQRMRDIVVTLMFASIVIGSVPRMGKTFLLRLLLLIAALDPRAELYGFDFKGTGDLGPLEPVLHRYRSGEDDEDILYVLHALRELKEELRRRAKVIRNLPRSRCPESKVTPALANDKSLGLHPIVVGFDECQVPFEHEKYGPELESICTDIAKRGPALGIVGMFATQRPDSKSLPTGISANAILRFCLKVMTHTANDMVLGTGAYKAGIRATMFSRSDRGICWMSGEGDDPLIAASAFVDGPAAELVVARARVMREEYGNITGHALGEGPSESRGMDVLGDVLKVFRPDEEQLWCERIAARLAECWPDVYGEWTTASVAPSLKPWGVGTADVWATGDDGKGTTKRGIKRADVTAAVTRRDADRVAA, encoded by the coding sequence ATGACGCAAGTCGCCGTACCCGCCCAAGACTCGGGCACGGGTACACCCGTACCCGCTGTACCCGCCCCCGCAGGTACCCCCACCCCGCCCGTACCCGGAGCGCCGGGTACACCCGCCCCTGCGCCGTCCTCCGAGACGCCCCCGTCGACCGCCGCGAGCAACACGGGATACGCCCCTGAGGGCGCGCCGGGTACGCCCGTACCCGTCGACAATCCGGCGCTCCCCGAGCCCGGGGTACGGACTGAGAAGCGGCGCCCGATCGTCGCCCCGTGGCTGCGCTCCCGCAGCGACTTCAAGGCCACCGTGGCTCGCGCGTCCGGCCATGCCGGGTACGCCACGATGTACCACGGGCTCCGTCTCCCCTGGTACGGGATGCAGCTCGGCATGATGTCCCCGCGCGGTGCGGCCCGGTTCGTCACGTCCACGAACCGGTGGGTGTGGGACCGCGAGGCCGCACCCCTGCGCGACTACGCCGTCCGTCAGGAGGACGTCGAGGAGTACATGCGCCTCGCCCGCCTGCGGGCCGGACGCGTCCGCCTGCGTGGCTTTGTGACCGTGGTCGCCGCGGTGTTCGGCCTCAGCTTCGCGATCTGGCTGTACGTCATGGCGCCCGAGTACCTGTACCTGTTCGCCGCCGGTGGGGTGCTGACCCTCGGCTACTTCGGTCAGCAGCCCGACGCCCCGGTCATCGGGCCCGCGGTCATGCGTACCGAGTTGCAGAAGCTCACCGGATCGATCGTGGTGCGCGCCCTCGACGCGATCGGCAATGCGAAGATCTCCGCCGCCGTGAAGAAGGGCGGCGACATGAACGGTATGCGCTTCACCAGCGAGATCACCCGCGACGGGCCTGGCTACCGGGCCGACCTCGATCTCCCTTACGGCGTGGTGCCCGAGGACGTGATGGAGGAGCGCCAGGCCCTCGCCTCCGGGCTGCGCCGCAAGCTCGGCTGCGTCTGGCCCACCGGTGACCCTGACGAGCACGAGGGCCGCCTGATCCTGTGGGTGGGCGACAAGCCGATGAACGAGACCACGAAGCCCCCGTGGCCGCTCCTGAAGGAGGGGCAGGTCGACCTGTTCAAGCCCGTCGTGTTCGGCAATGACCAGCGGATGCGGGACATCGTTGTGACCTTGATGTTCGCCTCGATCGTGATCGGCTCCGTCCCCAGGATGGGGAAGACGTTCCTGCTGCGCCTGCTGCTCCTGATCGCCGCCTTGGATCCGCGCGCCGAGTTGTACGGGTTCGACTTCAAGGGCACCGGCGACCTCGGCCCGTTGGAGCCCGTCCTGCACCGGTACCGGTCGGGCGAGGACGACGAGGACATCCTGTACGTCCTGCACGCCCTGCGGGAGCTCAAGGAGGAACTGCGCCGCCGGGCGAAGGTCATCCGCAACCTGCCGCGCTCCCGCTGCCCCGAGTCGAAGGTGACCCCGGCCCTGGCCAACGACAAGAGCCTCGGCCTGCACCCGATCGTGGTCGGGTTCGACGAGTGCCAGGTCCCCTTCGAGCACGAGAAATACGGGCCTGAGCTGGAGTCGATCTGCACGGACATCGCCAAGCGCGGCCCGGCCCTCGGTATCGTCGGCATGTTCGCCACCCAGCGGCCCGACTCCAAGTCGCTGCCCACCGGGATCAGCGCGAACGCCATCCTGCGCTTCTGCCTCAAGGTGATGACCCACACCGCGAACGACATGGTCCTCGGCACCGGCGCGTACAAGGCTGGCATCCGCGCCACCATGTTCAGCCGCTCCGACCGCGGCATTTGCTGGATGTCCGGCGAGGGCGACGACCCGCTCATCGCCGCCTCGGCGTTCGTCGACGGGCCGGCCGCCGAGCTGGTCGTTGCCCGGGCCCGGGTGATGCGCGAGGAGTACGGCAACATCACCGGCCACGCTCTCGGTGAAGGCCCGTCCGAGTCCCGTGGGATGGACGTCCTCGGCGACGTGCTGAAGGTGTTCCGGCCCGACGAGGAGCAGCTCTGGTGCGAGCGGATCGCGGCCCGTCTCGCGGAGTGCTGGCCGGACGTGTACGGCGAGTGGACCACTGCCAGCGTCGCCCCGTCGCTGAAGCCGTGGGGCGTGGGCACGGCCGACGTGTGGGCCACCGGAGACGACGGCAAGGGCACCACGAAGCGCGGCATCAAGCGCGCCGACGTCACCGCCGCTGTCACTCGCCGTGACGCCGATCGGGTCGCCGCGTAG
- a CDS encoding DUF6257 family protein, protein MSEPKLKLTLWERARLFGIEAQGVKRAAAGIEDQPDIDRRAERVREQARKRAAKKK, encoded by the coding sequence ATGTCTGAGCCGAAGCTGAAGCTCACGCTCTGGGAGCGGGCCCGCCTCTTCGGCATCGAGGCGCAGGGCGTGAAGCGTGCCGCCGCCGGCATTGAGGACCAGCCCGACATCGACCGCCGCGCAGAGCGCGTCCGCGAGCAGGCCCGCAAGAGGGCCGCCAAGAAGAAGTAG